One Vicugna pacos chromosome X, VicPac4, whole genome shotgun sequence DNA window includes the following coding sequences:
- the NXT2 gene encoding NTF2-related export protein 2 isoform X2, whose translation MAFSVDFKTYVDQACRAAEEFVNIYYETMDKRRRALTRLYLDKATLIWNGNVVTGLEALTNFFEMLPSSEFQVNMLDCQPVHEQATQAQTTVLVVTSGTVKFDGNKQHYFNQNFLLTAQSSPTNTVWKIASDCFRFQDWASS comes from the exons ATGGCCTTCTCCGTG GATTTTAAAACTTATGTAGATCAGGCATGCAGAGCTGCTGAGGAATTTGTCAATATTTACTATGAGACAATGGACAAAAGGAGACGG gcaCTAACCAGGCTGTATCTAGACAAGGCCACTTTAATATGGAATGGAAATGTTGTTACAGGGCTGGAAGCCCTAACTAATTTTTTTGAGATGTTGCCTTCTAGTGAGTTCCAGGTCAATATGTTAGATTGCCAGCCAGTTCATG AGCAAGCTACTCAGGCGCAGACTACAGTTCTTGTTGTGACCAGTGGCACAGTGAAGTTTGATGGCAACAAACAGCACTACTTCAACCAGAACTTCCTGCTGACTGCTCAGTCTAGTCCTACCAATACCGTGTGGAAGATCGCAAGTGACTGCTTCCGTTTTCAAGATTGGGCTAGTAGTTAA
- the NXT2 gene encoding NTF2-related export protein 2 isoform X1: protein MRKFEGDRSQRDSERHQGRNDNFYDEPQISQARPGSWTGKNGVTPPLQEQAASYSPMAFSVDFKTYVDQACRAAEEFVNIYYETMDKRRRALTRLYLDKATLIWNGNVVTGLEALTNFFEMLPSSEFQVNMLDCQPVHEQATQAQTTVLVVTSGTVKFDGNKQHYFNQNFLLTAQSSPTNTVWKIASDCFRFQDWASS, encoded by the exons atgagaaaattcGAAGGAGACCGATCTCAGAGAGACAGTGAAAGACACCAAGGAAGGAATGACAATTTTTATGACGAACCACAAATAAGCCAGGCACG CCCAGGGAGCTGGACAGGAAAGAACGGAGTGACGCCGCCACTGCAGGAACAGGCTGCTTCGTACTCCCCGATGGCCTTCTCCGTG GATTTTAAAACTTATGTAGATCAGGCATGCAGAGCTGCTGAGGAATTTGTCAATATTTACTATGAGACAATGGACAAAAGGAGACGG gcaCTAACCAGGCTGTATCTAGACAAGGCCACTTTAATATGGAATGGAAATGTTGTTACAGGGCTGGAAGCCCTAACTAATTTTTTTGAGATGTTGCCTTCTAGTGAGTTCCAGGTCAATATGTTAGATTGCCAGCCAGTTCATG AGCAAGCTACTCAGGCGCAGACTACAGTTCTTGTTGTGACCAGTGGCACAGTGAAGTTTGATGGCAACAAACAGCACTACTTCAACCAGAACTTCCTGCTGACTGCTCAGTCTAGTCCTACCAATACCGTGTGGAAGATCGCAAGTGACTGCTTCCGTTTTCAAGATTGGGCTAGTAGTTAA
- the NXT2 gene encoding NTF2-related export protein 2 isoform X3 produces MDKRRRALTRLYLDKATLIWNGNVVTGLEALTNFFEMLPSSEFQVNMLDCQPVHEQATQAQTTVLVVTSGTVKFDGNKQHYFNQNFLLTAQSSPTNTVWKIASDCFRFQDWASS; encoded by the exons ATGGACAAAAGGAGACGG gcaCTAACCAGGCTGTATCTAGACAAGGCCACTTTAATATGGAATGGAAATGTTGTTACAGGGCTGGAAGCCCTAACTAATTTTTTTGAGATGTTGCCTTCTAGTGAGTTCCAGGTCAATATGTTAGATTGCCAGCCAGTTCATG AGCAAGCTACTCAGGCGCAGACTACAGTTCTTGTTGTGACCAGTGGCACAGTGAAGTTTGATGGCAACAAACAGCACTACTTCAACCAGAACTTCCTGCTGACTGCTCAGTCTAGTCCTACCAATACCGTGTGGAAGATCGCAAGTGACTGCTTCCGTTTTCAAGATTGGGCTAGTAGTTAA